Genomic segment of Arthrobacter antioxidans:
ACCACGACCGACGTCGAGCATGCTGCTGCGCATGCGGCGGACAGCCACGACCTCATCCGGGTCCGCGGTGCTCGGGAGAACAACCTGAAGGACATCACGATCGAGCTCCCGAAGCGGCGGCTCTCGGTCTTCACCGGGGTGTCCGGCTCCGGCAAGAGCTCCCTGGTGTTCGGGACCATCGCGGCCGAGTCGCAGCGGATGATCAACGAGACGTACAGCGCGTTCCTGCAGGGCTTCATGCCCACGCTCGCCCGGCCCGACGTCGACGTGCTCGAGGGCCTGACCACGGCGATCATCGTCGACCAGGAGCGCATGGGTGCCAATCCCCGGTCCACGGTGGGGACCGCCACCGACGTCAATGCCATGCTGCGCATCGTGTTCTCCCGGCTGGGACAGCCGCAGATCGGCTCACCGCAGGCCTTCTCCTTCAACGTCGCCTCCATCAGCGGGGCCGGCGCCGTCACGATGGAACGTGGCGGCACCACCGTCAAGGAGCGCCGCAGCTTCACCGTGACCGGGGGGATGTGCCCGCGCTGCGAGGGGATGGGATCCGTGACGGACGTGGACCTCACCCAGCTCTACGACGACAGCAAGTCCCTCACCGGGGGAGCACTGACCATCCCCGGGTACAGCATGGAGGGCTGGTACGGGAGGATCTACGGCGGCTGCGGATTCTTCGACGCGGACAAGCCCATCCGCGAGTTCACCGAGCGCGAGTTGAAGGACCTGCTCTACAAGGAACCGACCAAGATCAAGGTCGACGGCATCAACATCACGTACGAGGGCCTGGTCCCGAAGATCCAGAAGTCGATGCTGTCCAAGGACCGTGAGTCCATGCAGCCGCACATCCGCGCGTTCGTGGACCGTGCCATCACCTTCACCCGGTGCCCGGCGTGCCACGGCACCCGGCTGAGCGAGGCCGCCCGATCCTCGAAGATCGGCGGGATCAGCATCGCCGATGCGTGCGCCCTCCAGATCAGCGACCTCGCCGCCTGGGTGCGGGGGCTCGACGAACCGTCGGTCGCGCCGCTGCTGTCGGCGCTGGGGGAGACCCTCGACTCCTTCGTGGAGATCGGGCTCGGCTACCTCAGCCTCGACCGACCGTCCGGCACGCTCTCCGGGGGCGAGTCCCAGCGGACCAAGATGATCCGTCATCTCGGGTCCTCGCTCACGGACGTCACGTACGTCTTCGACGAGCCGACGATCGGCCTGCACCCGCACGACATCCAGCGGATGAACGACCTGCTGCTGCGCCTGCGGGACAAGGGCAACACGGTGCTGGTGGTCGAGCACAAGCCCGAGATGATCGCGATCGCCGACCACGTCGTCGACCTCGGCCCGGGCGCCGGCACGGCCGGAGGGAGCGTCTGCTTCGAGGGGTCCCTGGAGGGTCTGCGCCGCAGCGGCACCCTCACGGGGCGCCACCTCGACGACCGCGCCGCGCTGAAGTCCGCGGTGAGGCCGCGGCACGGCGTGCTGGAGATCCGCGGGGCGACGGCGCACAACGTGCGCGACGTCGACGTCGACATCCCGCTGGGCGTCCTGTGCGTCGTCACGGGAGTGGCGGGATCCGGCAAGAGCACGCTCATCCACGGCTCGGTCTCCGGGCGGGACGGCGTGGTCGCCGTGGACCAGGCGGCCATCAAGGGCTCGCGCCGCAGCAACCCGGCCACGTACACCGGGATGCTCGAGCCCATCCGCAAGGCGTTCGCCAAGGCCAACGGCGTGAAGCCTGCCCTGTTCAGTGCCAACTCCGCGGGCGCATGCCCCACCTGCAACGGCGCGGGGGTCATCTTCACGGACCTCGCCATGATGGCGGGCGTCGCGACGACCTGCGAGGTCTGCGACGGCAAGCGGTTCCTGGCCGAAGTACTCGAATACACGCTGGGCGGCAAGGACATCAGCGAGGTCCTGTCGATGCCTGTCTCCGACGCCGCCGCGTTCTTCGGGGCCGGCGCGTCGAAGGTGCCCGCCGCCGCGGCGATCCTCCACCGGCTGTCCGACGTCGGGCTGGGGTACCTGAGCCTCGGACAGCCGCTGACCACGCTGTCGGGCGGCGAGCGCCAGCGCCTGAAGCTCGCCACCCACATGGGCGAGAAGGGCGGCATCCTGGTCCTGGACGAGCCCACCGCGGGGCTGCACCTCGCCGACGTCGAGAACCTGCTGGGCCTGCTGGACCGCCTGGTGGACGCCGGGAAGTCCGTCATCGTCATCGAGCACCACCAGGCCGTCATGGCGCACGCGGACTGGATCATCGACCTGGGCCCGGGGGCCGGCCACGACGGCGGCACGATCGTCTTCGAGGGCACGCCGGCCGACCTCGTCGCCGCCCGGCCGACCCTCACCGGGCGGCACCTGGCGGAGTACGTCAAGGCCTAGCGTCGCGCTCGCGGACCGCGGAGACGGCGTCGAGGATCGCCCGAGCGGTCTCCGCGGCGTCGTGGTCGTCGTCGATCAGCGAGCCGTGCGTCGCCCCGCCGACGACGCGGTGCAGCGAGTTGCTCGACAGCGCGGCGAGGGCGTCCTGCGAGGCCGCCCACCCCGGCCTCGCCCCTCTGCCCGCGGACAGCACGACCAGGGGCTTGTCATCGAAGGTCCGCAGGGCTGCAGCCTGATCCACCGAGAACCCGGCGAGGAGGTACTCGTCGACGGTGCTCTGCAGGTGGTCGGCCGACGCCACTCCGAGGAGCCGGCCGAGGCCGAGCCGTCCTCCGGCGACGACGAGCGCGGAGATCCGCTGCATCGTGTCATCGGGATCCGCCGCGGGAGGAGGGCCGGGCGTCGGGTCCGCTGCCGGCGCGGTCGAATCGATCAGCACCAGCCCGGCCACCTCCTCGGGGTACCGGGCGGCGAAGGTGAGGGCGTACAGGCCCCCGAAGGAATGGCCTGCCAGCACGTAGGGCCCGGGCTCGTCGCCGCGCCGCAGCAGCGTATGCAGGTCGGCGGCGATCCGCGCGCCGTCCTGCGGGACGTCGGAGGGGTCGCTCCACCCCCGCCCCGCCCGGTCGTAGACGCAGACCCGGGTCTCGCGGGCCACGGCGGGGGAGATCGGGGCCAGGTCCGACGACGTCAGGCCCGCGCCCGGTTCGATCACCACGGTGGGCCCACCGGACCCGGTGCAGTGCAGGTACAGGCGGTGACCGCCGACGTCGATCAGCCGGCCCTGCCCGGGGGTGCTCCCTGCGCGAACGGCGCCCCGCACGGTCTCGTACCCGCCGGTCAGTGACGCGAGGACCAGCAGCACGATCACGGGGTAGAGCAGCGCCCGAACAGCCCTGCTCCGGAGCTGCCGGCGGATCCTCACGGCCGCCCACATCATGAGCGCCAGCAGGGCAGGGGGCCACAGCCAGGCGAGCACCTCCCGCATCGGGTCTCCGAACAGGACCAGGAGCAGACCGCCCAGGCCCATGAACACCGCCGGGACCGCGGTCCACCGCTGCGGCTGGTCGGAGAATCTCACCGACAGGACGGCCACCAGAGCCCACCCGGACGCGAAGCCCAGCAGCAGGGCTCCCGTCACGCCGCTTTCCGTCGCCGGGATGAAGGGAGCGGCCGCCAGCACCAGGGCGATGAAGAGACCCGCACCCGACGCGCCGGCCACCAGGCGGCCGAGGCGCCCCGTCCGTGGTGGACCGGGAGGGTGCGAGGCCATCAGGGGATCTCCGTCCATCGCCCGAGTGTACGTACCGGGCCCCGCGACCTGCGTCGTCCCGCGCATGTCATCCCCGAGGCGTACGCGGCTCCCAACCGCGCATCAGCGGGCGAGGGCCTCCAGCTCGGCCCGCCTGATCCCGAGACGGTCGATGGCCCGTGCCGTGGTCCCGTATTCGAGATGTGCGGCCGCCGCGACGATATCGACGGCGCGCAGTGTCGCTCGCCGCTCCCGGGCGCGCTTTCGTGCGTCCTGGAAGACCGCCTGGGCGGATGCAGTGCTGTGCAGGACGCCCCGCGGGTGGTCGTCGATGGGAGTGCTGGTTCCTGCGAGGCCGAGGGATCCCAGGGCCTCGGCATGCACGGCGATGACCGCGTCGCGGAACCGCGGCGCATCGAGCGGGAGGGAGGCGAGGTCGGAGCGGTCGAGGTCCTCGCGGTCCAGCGCGGCGATGACCAGGTGTTCGGCGCCCATCACCGGGTCTCCCAGTTCATGCGCGACGCGTTCTGCGGCGGTGAAGAGCGACTTCATGAAGGAGACGTCGGAGACTGCGGTTCTGATGCCCATGATGATCCTGTTCAGTCGTTGGAGGGTCGGCGACGGCCGGGGGAGAGTCTCTTGTGTGCCGCCTGTGCACTGAGGTTCAGCGCGGCACCGATCTGGGCCCACGTCCATCCCTGGGCCAGGGCCTCGTCGACCGCGGACCGCTCGAGCGACGCGGCGAGGCGCCGGAGGGCGACGACAGCGGCGAGAGCGTCCGCCGGCCTGTCGGGAGGAGGCGTCGAGGTGAGGTCCATGGCATCAACATAAGTTGATAGTACGGATCTGTCAACGCTTGTTGATGAGGCGGATACTGGTCGGGGAATTCGCCGGAGCGGAACGGGGGAGTAGCCGTCGAGTGGCCGCCTGCTACTCCAGGGCCGACGTCAGCCGCGCAACGCCGTCCAGGGAGGTCGACGAGAGCGGCTCCCGCGCCCACTCTTCACGGGTCAACTCGCTGGAGACCGATCGGTAGTGCTCCTCGACGTCGCGCATCCGTTGCACGAAGACGCGACCGCGCACCAGCAGTGAGACCTCGAGATCCAGGTTGAAGGAACGGATGTCCATGTTGCTGGACCCGATGACCGCGATGTCGTCGTCGATCGACACATGCTT
This window contains:
- a CDS encoding ATP-binding cassette domain-containing protein, with the protein product MSTTTTDVEHAAAHAADSHDLIRVRGARENNLKDITIELPKRRLSVFTGVSGSGKSSLVFGTIAAESQRMINETYSAFLQGFMPTLARPDVDVLEGLTTAIIVDQERMGANPRSTVGTATDVNAMLRIVFSRLGQPQIGSPQAFSFNVASISGAGAVTMERGGTTVKERRSFTVTGGMCPRCEGMGSVTDVDLTQLYDDSKSLTGGALTIPGYSMEGWYGRIYGGCGFFDADKPIREFTERELKDLLYKEPTKIKVDGINITYEGLVPKIQKSMLSKDRESMQPHIRAFVDRAITFTRCPACHGTRLSEAARSSKIGGISIADACALQISDLAAWVRGLDEPSVAPLLSALGETLDSFVEIGLGYLSLDRPSGTLSGGESQRTKMIRHLGSSLTDVTYVFDEPTIGLHPHDIQRMNDLLLRLRDKGNTVLVVEHKPEMIAIADHVVDLGPGAGTAGGSVCFEGSLEGLRRSGTLTGRHLDDRAALKSAVRPRHGVLEIRGATAHNVRDVDVDIPLGVLCVVTGVAGSGKSTLIHGSVSGRDGVVAVDQAAIKGSRRSNPATYTGMLEPIRKAFAKANGVKPALFSANSAGACPTCNGAGVIFTDLAMMAGVATTCEVCDGKRFLAEVLEYTLGGKDISEVLSMPVSDAAAFFGAGASKVPAAAAILHRLSDVGLGYLSLGQPLTTLSGGERQRLKLATHMGEKGGILVLDEPTAGLHLADVENLLGLLDRLVDAGKSVIVIEHHQAVMAHADWIIDLGPGAGHDGGTIVFEGTPADLVAARPTLTGRHLAEYVKA
- a CDS encoding alpha/beta hydrolase; the protein is MDGDPLMASHPPGPPRTGRLGRLVAGASGAGLFIALVLAAAPFIPATESGVTGALLLGFASGWALVAVLSVRFSDQPQRWTAVPAVFMGLGGLLLVLFGDPMREVLAWLWPPALLALMMWAAVRIRRQLRSRAVRALLYPVIVLLVLASLTGGYETVRGAVRAGSTPGQGRLIDVGGHRLYLHCTGSGGPTVVIEPGAGLTSSDLAPISPAVARETRVCVYDRAGRGWSDPSDVPQDGARIAADLHTLLRRGDEPGPYVLAGHSFGGLYALTFAARYPEEVAGLVLIDSTAPAADPTPGPPPAADPDDTMQRISALVVAGGRLGLGRLLGVASADHLQSTVDEYLLAGFSVDQAAALRTFDDKPLVVLSAGRGARPGWAASQDALAALSSNSLHRVVGGATHGSLIDDDHDAAETARAILDAVSAVRERDARP